A part of Procambarus clarkii isolate CNS0578487 chromosome 21, FALCON_Pclarkii_2.0, whole genome shotgun sequence genomic DNA contains:
- the LOC123760718 gene encoding uncharacterized PPE family protein PPE16-like produces the protein MEIVITARTNSVDEAILSPIKANNPLWVTETNNSGVVCVAENNSGVVGVVENNSGVVCVAENNSGVACVVENNSGDVCVAENNSGVVENNSGGVCVAENNSGVACVVENNSGDVCVVENNSGVVCVAENNSGVVEINSGGVCVAENNSGVVCVADNNSGVVCVAENNSVVCVVENNSGVAENNSGVACVVENNSGVACVVENNSGVVCVVENNSGVVGVTENNSGVVENNSGVVGVTENNSGVVENNSGVVGVTENNSGVVENNSGVVGVTENNSGVVENNSGVVGVTENNSGVVENNSGVVGVTENNSGVAENNSGVVGVTENNSGVAENNSGVVGVTENNSGVAENNSGVVGVAENLIMTIIRRNSLASMTSVYKGYEDTGALCVTQNK, from the coding sequence AACAATAGTGGTGTTGTTTGTGTTGCGGAGAACaatagtggtgttgttggtgttgtagaGAACAATAGTGGTGTTGTTTGTGTTGCAGAGAACAATagtggtgttgcttgtgttgtagAGAACAATAGTGGTGATGTTTGTGTTGCAGAGAACAATAGTGGTGTTGTAGAGAAcaatagtggtggtgtttgtgttgcgGAGAACAATagtggtgttgcttgtgttgtagAGAACAATAGTGGTGATGTTTGTGTTGTAGAGAACAATAGTGGTGTTGTTTGTGTTGCAGAGAACAATAGTGGTGTTGTAGAGATcaatagtggtggtgtttgtgttgcaGAGAACAATAGTGGTGTTGTTTGTGTTGCGGATAACAATAGTGGTGTTGTTTGTGTTGCAGAGAACAATAGTGTTGTTTGTGTTGTGGAGAACAATAGTGGTGTTGCAGAGAACAATagtggtgttgcttgtgttgtagAGAACAATagtggtgttgcttgtgttgtagAGAACAATAGTGGTGTTGTTTGTGTTGTAGAGAACaatagtggtgttgttggtgttacaGAGAACAATAGTGGTGTTGTAGAGAACaatagtggtgttgttggtgttacaGAGAACAATAGTGGTGTTGTAGAGAACaatagtggtgttgttggtgttacaGAGAACAATAGTGGTGTTGTAGAGAACaatagtggtgttgttggtgttacaGAGAACAATAGTGGTGTTGTAGAGAACaatagtggtgttgttggtgttacaGAGAACAATAGTGGTGTTGTAGAGAACaatagtggtgttgttggtgttacaGAGAACAATAGTGGTGTTGCAGAGAACaatagtggtgttgttggtgttacaGAGAACAATAGTGGTGTTGCAGAGAACaatagtggtgttgttggtgttacaGAGAACAATAGTGGTGTTGCAGAGAACaatagtggtgttgttggtgttgcagaGAACTTAATAATgacaattatcaggagaaatagCTTAGCCAGTATGACTAGCGTATACAAGGGTTACGAGGACACTGGTGCCCTGTGTGTTACACAGAATAAGTGA